The following proteins are encoded in a genomic region of Zea mays cultivar B73 chromosome 9, Zm-B73-REFERENCE-NAM-5.0, whole genome shotgun sequence:
- the LOC103638860 gene encoding transmembrane protein 230 produces the protein MAYVDHAFSITDDEDLVGGAVGGPRGAPVKEIAFAAALLAFGVLGVVAGSFMAAHQVGGDRAHGIFFAVLGGVMFIPGFYYTRIAYYAYKGYKGFTFSNIPPI, from the exons ATGGCGTACGTGGACCACGCCTTCTCAATCACCGACGACGAAGACCTGGTCGGCGGCGCGGTGGGAGGCCCGCGTGGCGCCCCGGTCAAGGAAATCGCCTTTGCTGCCGCGCTCCTCGCTTTTGGCGTCCTCGGTGTCGTCGCGGGATCCTTCATGGCCGCGCACCAAGTCGGCGGCGACCGCGCCCACG GCATTTTCTTTGCAGTTCTGGGAGGGGTGATGTTCATCCCAGGGTTCTACTACACAAGAATAGCGTATTATGCTTACAAAGGGTACAAGGGTTTCACCTTCTCCAACATACCTCCTATCTGA
- the LOC542379 gene encoding 4-hydroxy-tetrahydrodipicolinate synthase, chloroplastic precursor, giving the protein MISPTNLLPARKITPVSNGGAATASPSSPSVAARPRRLPSGLQSVTGRGKVSLAAITLDDYLPMRSTEVKNRTSTDDITRLRLITAVKTPYLPDGRFDLEAYDSLINMQIEGGAEGVIVGGTTGEGHLMSWDEHIMLIGHTVNCFGSRIKVIGNTGSNSTREAVHATEQGFAVGMHAALHINPYYGKTSAEGMISHFEAVLPMGPTIIYNVPSRSAQDIPPEVILAISGYTNMAGVKECVGHERVKHYADKGITIWSGNDDECHDSKWKHGATGVISVTSNLVPGLMHSLMYKGENATLNEKLSPLMKWLFCQPNPIALNTALAQLGVARPVFRLPYVPLPLEKRAEFVRIVESIGRENFVGQKEAQVLDDDDFVLISRY; this is encoded by the exons ATGATTTCGCCGACGAATCTCCTCCCGGCGCGGAAGATCACCCCTGTCTCAAATGGCGGCGCAGCGACGGCGAGCCCCTCTTCTCCCTCGGTGGCCGCACGGCCACGGCGACTCCCTTCAGGCCTCCAATCTGT GACTGGTAGAGGGAAGGTTTCCTTGGCAGCCATCACTCTAGATGATTACCTTCCAATGCGAAGCACTGAAGTGAAGAACCG GACATCAacagatgacatcacaaggctgaGACTAATCACAGCAGTTAAAACCCCCTATTTGCCAGATGGGAGGTTCGATCTGGAAGCATATGATTCTCTCATAAACATGCAGATAGagggtggtgccgaaggcgtAATAGTTGGAGGAACAACAGGAGAGGGTCACCTCATGAGCTGGGACGAACATATCATGCTCATTGGGCACACAGTGAACTGCTTTGGCTCTAGAATCAAAGTGATAGGCAACACAGGAAGCAACTCAACCAGAGAAGCCGTCCACGCAACAGAACAGGGATTTGCTGTTGGCATGCATGCGGCTCTCCACATCAATCCTTACTACGGGAAGACCTCAGCTGAAGGAATGATCTCTCATTTCGAGGCTGTCCTCCCGATGGGTCCGACCATCATCTACAACGTGCCATCCAGGAGCGCCCAGGACATCCCCCCTGAAGTTATTCTAGCGATTTCTGGCTACACAAACATGGCGGGTGTCAAGGAATGTGTTGGGCACGAGAGGGTTAAGCACTACGCTGACAAAGGCATAACAATTTGGAGCGGTAACGACGACGAGTGCCACGATTCTAAGTGGAAACATGGCGCTACTGGGGTCATTTCCGTTACCAGCAACCTTGTTCCCGGGCTCATGCACAGCCTCATGTACAAAGGCGAGAACGCCACGCTGAACGAGAAGCTGTCGCCCCTGATGAAATGGCTGTTCTGCCAGCCAAATCCTATTGCCCTCAACACTGCTCTGGCTCAGCTCGGCGTGGCAAGGCCTGTCTTCAGACTGCCGTACGTTCCGCTCCCTCTTGAAAAGAGGGCCGAGTTCGTCCGGATTGTTGAGTCAATTGGACGGGAAAATTTCGTGGGGCAGAAGGAGGCCCAGGTTCTAGATGATGACGATTTCGTGTTGATCAGTAGGTACTAG